From one Magnolia sinica isolate HGM2019 chromosome 18, MsV1, whole genome shotgun sequence genomic stretch:
- the LOC131232745 gene encoding protein ANTAGONIST OF LIKE HETEROCHROMATIN PROTEIN 1-like — protein sequence MGKMRSREELAAIVSSVTSEVILVLILFLFSFSNSPSSSSSSSSSITSSFHLLLNLLLLFNPSEIAASISLLSHHHPASLPPPTSTPTPTPTPTPTPSPSRKRKRSLHLHHAHCEQQQPSIPNSPNALLSLPLSDSNSFNSSFRMTPSTFKWLSSLLEPLLECRDPIGSSLNLSPDIRLAIGLFRLATGSPYSDISRLFHVSPSTSRFCTKHLCRVLCTNFRFWVSFPNPSDLQSVSSAFQVLTGFPNCCGILDCARFDVLRDDNLKVSIAAQIVVDSQSRILSIMTGSRGDKGDFTLLKSSSLYEDIQAGHILNSPPVYLNGVAIPQYLIGAGGGYPLLPWLMVPFTSPAHASSEDHFNATHQSMRRPALRTLASLRGWGILRCPIQEEINVAVACIGACSILHNVLLMREDYSALSDGMDDYSLRHQSSQYYHDSGLEECLIEKKAYTIRSALAVRARELHRDSNVKNEENQ from the coding sequence atggGGAAGATGAGGTCGAGGGAAGAGTTAGCAGCGATAGTTTCCTCCGTAACGTCGGAGGTGATTCTTGTTTTAattctcttcctcttctctttctccaactccccttcttcttcttcttcttcttcttcttcaattacTAGCTCTTTTCATCTCCTTCTcaatcttctccttctcttcaaCCCCTCTGAGATTGCCGCTTCCATCTCTCTTCTCTCCCACCACCATCCTGCTTCCCTTCCCCCTCCCACttccactcccactcccactcccactcccactcccactccctctccctctagaAAGCGGAAAAGGTCATTGCATCTCCACCACGCCCATTGCGAACAACAGCAACCTTCCATCCCAAACAGCCCCAATGCCCTTTTGTCCTTACCACTCTCAGATTCCAATTCCTTCAACTCGTCTTTCCGCATGACCCCCTCCACCTTCAAATGGCTCTCCAGTCTCCTCGAACCTCTCCTCGAATGCCGTGATCCCATCGGTTCCTCCCTCAACCTCTCCCCTGACATCCGCCTCGCCATTGGCCTCTTCCGCCTTGCCACTGGCTCCCCCTACTCTGACATCTCCCGTCTTTTCCATGTTTCCCCCTCCACCTCCAGGTTCTGCACCAAGCATCTCTGTCGAGTCCTCTGCACCAACTTTAGGTTCTGGGTCTCTTTCCCCAACCCTTCTGACCTCCAATCTGTCTCTTCCGCTTTCCAAGTCCTCACTGGTTTCCCCAATTGCTGTGGCATCTTAGACTGCGCCCGCTTTGACGTCCTCAGGGATGATAATCTCAAAGTAAGTATAGCTGCCCAGATCGTCGTTGACTCTCAATCAAGGATTCTAAGCATCATGACTGGTTCCCGTGGTGACAAGGGGGATTTCACTCTTCTTAAATCTTCGTCTCTGTACGAGGACATCCAAGCAGGGCATATCTTGAACTCACCACCTGTTTACCTGAATGGGGTTGCCATTCCTCAATACCTAATTGGGGCTGGAGGAGGCTATCCCTTACTCCCTTGGCTGATGGTTCCATTTACCAGCCCTGCACATGCCTCTTCTGAAGACCATTTCAATGCCACCCATCAGTCCATGCGTCGGCCTGCCCTCAGAACCCTTGCAAGTTTGAGGGGTTGGGGCATCTTGAGGTGTCCTATACAAGAGGAGATCAATGTTGCTGTTGCGTGTATTGGCGCATGCTCAATCCTCCACAATGTTTTGCTCATGAGGGAAGATTATTCAGCCCTCTCTGATGGAATGGATGATTACTCGTTGCGCCATCAGAGCTCGCAGTATTATCATGACTCTGGCTTGGAGGAGTGTTTGATTGAGAAGAAGGCTTACACCATACGAAGTGCATTGGCTGTGAGAGCAAGAGAGCTTCACAGGGATTCAAATGTGAAAAATGAGGAGAATCAATAG